DNA from Sorex araneus isolate mSorAra2 chromosome 6, mSorAra2.pri, whole genome shotgun sequence:
ACATTCATTTTTGACGACGGAAAAACAAATTAGCAATGTTGAAGTAGCTACAGCACTATATCCGAAATCTAAGGCAGCAACAATCCTGGGAATGCTGCCTGATGTTTAgaaagaataaagggaatatcatgtGACCCTAGAGAATGATCTGCATATGCTCAATTAGTTGCCCAAAGTTCATAGTACTTCTTTTCAAAAAAGacagttgaaaataaaatgaattcaaaggagggagaggagcatAAGGATGTTTACAACCTTCAAGGAAATCCAGATGCTTGAGTGTCCTTTCCAAAGATTCAGAATTCACACCACCCACTAAGAGCTTTCTGAAAGGGTCCCACCACTAAGGTGTCAGTAGAGGAAAACCTTCACCAGAGGCCTATTTGCAGGATGAGTTCTCTGGATTGGAGGCCTGTTTCCCATGCATTGTCCTCAGGTACTGGATGCAAACTCGTCAAGGAGGTGATTGACTGGACAATtgatggttccttgagcccagaAGCCTACGTAGAGCACCTTGCACCATACGTGGCAGACGACAATGGCGCCACTGCCCAGGCTCTAATGACCATgaagaaatgttttaataatcAGACAGCAGAAACCCAGGCCAACATTGCTGTCATGATG
Protein-coding regions in this window:
- the LOC129405683 gene encoding mammaglobin-A-like, which translates into the protein MKLLTVLMLAALPLFCYAGTGCKLVKEVIDWTIDGSLSPEAYVEHLAPYVADDNGATAQALMTMKKCFNNQTAETQANIAVMMDTIYTSPQCKFFK